From Parus major isolate Abel linkage group LGE22, Parus_major1.1, whole genome shotgun sequence, one genomic window encodes:
- the LOC107215649 gene encoding disco-interacting protein 2 homolog B-like, which produces IGSSNSNHSGILQLIQETIYPNCICSTSSPVSPERHDALYVVGALDETLELRGLRYHPIDIETSVSRTHRSIAECAVFTWTNLLVVVVELCGCEQEALDLVPLVTNVVLEEHYLIVGVVVVVDPGVIPINSRGEKQRMHLRDSFLADQLDPIYVAYNM; this is translated from the exons ATTGGCTCTTCCAattcaaaccattctgggattcttcAGCTTATACAAGAGACAATTTATCCAAATTGCATTTGTTCCACCTCCTctcctgtgtccccagagcGCCACGATGCCCTGTACGTTGTGGGAGCACTGGATGAGACTTTGGAGCTGCGGGGGCTGCGGTACCACCCCATCGACATCGAGACCTCGGTGTCCCGAACCCACAGGAGCATTGCTGAATG CGCTGTGTTCACCTGGACCAAcctgctggtggtggtggtggagctGTGTGGCTGCGAGCAGGAGGCTCTGGATTTGGTTCCTCTGGTTACCAACGTGGTCCTGGAGGAACACTACTTGATtgtgggggtggtggtggtggtggatcCTGGAGTTATCCCCATCAATTCCCGAGGGGAGAAACAACGGATGCACCTCCGGGACAGTTTCCTGGCGGATCAGCTGGACCCCATTTACGTGGCCTACAACATGTGA